One stretch of Longimicrobiales bacterium DNA includes these proteins:
- a CDS encoding GNAT family N-acetyltransferase has product MSETLHCRFAGDADVPDVARLVRHSFPSAIRTQESVEELLRAPRYGGGLETLLVGELDGRIAGALQLHPLQQWVGGVRLPMAGVGTVAISPAYRRRRLAEQLVATGLRAARERGDLVSALYPFRVGFYHRLGYGNAGVAEQWQIPARSLGDSPERVNVELLETEAGRNEAFEVYCAWARAQNGQLERSPAMWSGLVQQPGRALAGYRDDDGRLAGYALVTYRTDLPRRDRFLEVDEIVWTTPASRRALYAWLASLADQWDQLLIRTLPSHRMQDWVSEPRLPPDAAPSWQLWSPAATLMMGPMFRLVDVVRAWEQRTIVDTAKMSIALELDDAHLPENAGRWVLSLEAGGSTLARTGTAPATLRLGIATLSRLYIGALSATAAATAGLLDCDRPGLLPALDAALALQEPWLFDRF; this is encoded by the coding sequence TTGTCCGAGACGCTGCACTGCCGGTTTGCTGGAGACGCCGACGTCCCGGATGTCGCGCGCCTCGTCCGCCACAGCTTTCCGTCTGCCATCCGTACGCAGGAGTCGGTCGAGGAGCTGCTGCGCGCTCCACGTTACGGCGGCGGGCTCGAGACGCTGCTCGTGGGCGAGCTCGATGGCAGGATCGCCGGTGCCCTCCAGCTCCATCCCCTGCAGCAGTGGGTCGGCGGAGTCCGGCTGCCGATGGCCGGCGTGGGCACGGTCGCGATCTCGCCCGCCTACCGGCGGCGCAGGCTCGCCGAACAGCTCGTCGCCACGGGTCTGCGCGCGGCGCGCGAGCGCGGCGACCTGGTTTCCGCGCTCTACCCCTTCCGTGTCGGCTTCTACCACCGCCTCGGGTACGGCAACGCGGGTGTGGCCGAGCAGTGGCAGATCCCGGCGCGCTCGCTCGGCGACTCGCCCGAGCGTGTGAACGTCGAGCTGCTCGAGACGGAGGCCGGACGCAACGAGGCATTCGAAGTGTACTGCGCATGGGCGCGCGCGCAGAACGGCCAGCTCGAGCGTTCCCCCGCCATGTGGAGCGGGCTGGTGCAGCAGCCCGGACGGGCGCTCGCAGGCTACAGGGACGATGACGGCAGGCTCGCGGGGTATGCGCTCGTCACGTATCGCACGGATCTCCCGCGCCGCGATCGCTTCCTCGAAGTCGACGAGATCGTCTGGACCACGCCGGCATCCCGCCGGGCGCTCTACGCGTGGCTCGCATCCCTGGCCGATCAGTGGGACCAGCTGCTCATACGTACGCTGCCGTCCCACCGCATGCAGGACTGGGTGAGCGAGCCCCGACTGCCGCCGGACGCCGCTCCCTCGTGGCAACTGTGGTCACCGGCGGCGACGCTCATGATGGGGCCGATGTTCCGCCTGGTCGACGTCGTCCGCGCATGGGAACAACGCACCATCGTTGACACCGCGAAGATGAGCATCGCGCTCGAGCTGGACGACGCACACCTTCCGGAGAACGCCGGACGCTGGGTGCTTTCACTCGAGGCTGGCGGCTCGACGCTCGCCCGGACCGGCACGGCACCCGCAACGCTGCGGCTCGGGATCGCAACGCTTTCACGCCTGTACATCGGCGCGCTCTCCGCAACGGCGGCCGCCACGGCGGGGCTGCTCGATTGCGACCGACCCGGGCTTCTGCCCGCGCTCGATGCCGCCCTCGCACTCCAGGAGCCATGGCTGTTCGACCGATTCTGA